TCGAGAAAATAACGAGAAAGCACGCGGCGGAAGGGTTCGGCAACCTGCTCGAGGATAACCCCTACATAATCGGCATTCTCCATGTCGTCAAGAAAGCGCCCGCGGTCGGCGAGTACCGCCTCAAGCTCCGGCGAGAGTGGCGTGGTTTGGAGCGCGGCACGCTTGCGCTTCTGGTAGTGCGTGAAGCTCGTGTTCATCAAAATCTTGTACGCCCAGGATGAAAACGACGCGCCCTCCTGCTTCTCAAAGCGGCCCGCGTAACGGTAAATTTTTACAAACGTCTCTTGCACGACATCTCGCGCTTCCTCATGGTCGCCCACAACCTGCGCGGCCTTGCGCAAAAACGCCGCCTGGTAACGCTCGAGGATGACGGAAAAAAGCGACGGGTGGGAGAGCGCGCGCACCAGTACCTCCTCGTCGCTCAAAGTAGCCACTGTCACTCCGTCCCCCTCTCCGGGAGTTGGCTCAAGCAAATGCATAGACTCATACTACCCTACCCTCCTCCTCCCTGCAACTGCAGCACGGGCAGGGAGGTTGCATCGAGAACCGCTCTACGCTACCATACCACAATGCTCAGCTACAACGACATCCTGCCAAAAAAGTATATTATCCTCGACGGCGAGCCTTACGAGGTACTCGCGGCGCATGTCTTCCGCAAGCAGCAGCGCAAGCCAGTAAACCAAACCAAGCTCAAGAACCTGCGCACCGGCAAGGTCACCGAGCGCTCCTTTCACCAGTCAGAAACGGTCGAGGAGGCGGAGATCGAGAAGCGCGACGTGCTCTACCTCTACAACAACCGCGGCGAGTGGTGGTTCTCGGAGAGCGCGGACAGAAGCAAGCGCTTCCGTCTGCCGCAGAGTCTCATCGGCGAGGCAGCGCGTTTCCTCATACCGAACTCCCCGATCTCAATCGCGGACTTCAAGGGCGAACCGCTCGGTGTTGCGCTTCCGATAAAAATGGATCTTCGCGTCACCGAGGCGCCGCCTGCAGTGCGCGGAAACACCGCCCAGGGCGCAACGAAGCAAGTAACACTCGAGGGCGGTGCCGTCGTTACAGCGCCGCTCTTCATCGAGCAAGGCGACATTGTGCGCGTCAATACCGAAACCGGCCAGTACGTCGAGCGCGTGGAGAAAAAGTAACGCGCCCTCAAAAATCTACCGCGTAACGTACGGCAACAGCCCCATGTATCGCGCGCGCTTCACGGCACGCGCGAGTTCGCGTTGCATCGTCGCGGAGAGTCCCGTATAGGGCCTTGAGCTGATGCGCCCATGCGGAGTCAGAAACTTCTTGAGAAGCTCCGTATCCTTATAATCTATGATCTTGAGATTCCGCGGGGAAAAGGTTTGTTGTGATTGAAGTGGCATAGTGTCAGCAAATGATTAGTTAAGCACAAAAAACGTGGAGGGTGACAGCCCGAGCAAAATTTTCAATTTTCAATTTTCAATAAATTTTCAATGTCTCAATCCTCAATGACGGACGGATGACGGCGTGTTTGAAAATTGTAAAATTGAAAATTGTAAATTAAAACGGTATATCCTCTGGATTCACTTCCTCCTCCGGATACTGGATCGCGGGAATTGCTTCGTCGCGGGGGGCAGCCGATGCGGCCTGCTGCGAGACATGCCCATTCTGCGGTGTACCGGGAACGCTACTGCCTTGCCGTGCCTCTCCTCCGCCTCCGCTATAACCCGGCCTCGGCCCAAACTGCACTCGCTCGGCAACGATCTCGGTGCGGTAGCGCTTCTGGCCATCCTGCCCGTCCCAACTGCGGGTCTGGATACGTCCCTCAATGAGTGCGCTCGAGCCCTTGCGCAAATACTGCGCGACCAGCTCCCCCTGTCTTCCGAACACGACGATATTATGGAACTCCACCCCCTCTTTCTTGTTGCCTTCGCTGTCGCGCCACACGCGATTCGTCGCGAGCCCAAACGTCGCCACTTGCACACCGGAGGGAATGGCCCGGAGCTCCGGGTCGCGAGTCAGATTGCCGATAAGAAAGATTTTGTTCAGATACATAACAAAAATTTTCAATTTACAATTTACAATTTTCAATGACGGACGACGTCGTGTTTGAAAATTGAGTAATTGAAAATTGATTGAAAATTAGAAATTGAAAATTGAAAATTAGATTATAGAACTCTAAACGCCTGCATACTAGCACCTCACATTTACACATAGGATCTCGTTGCAACATTATTCAATAATGAGCTCTTCGATCGTCCGATCCAACTCCTCGTCCGTCATCGCGGGTAGCGGCACTGCGGGAGTTGCGGCAGCTCCCTCTACCGGCTTCAGGAGCTTCTCACCGAGCGGCCGGCGCAGGAGCGAGCTCCGCAGGCGCTTCGGCGGCATGGCGACTACCTCCTTCGGCGCGTGGACGCAGAGAAAGCGCACGATCCGCTCGTCTTTCTTCAGCACCTCGGCAATCGCCTCGACGCGGCTGCTCTCACACGCAAACTTCACCCACCCGAAATACCCCTGATTCACCCGAACGCGCCCGCCCGCCGTCTCGCGGCGCATTTCGTATGCGAGCGGTTTCTTCACGGGAAAACCGTCCACAAACCCACTGCCGCCCTGCCCTTCGAGAACGTCTTTGATGCTCGTCACGACTCCCGCCACATCCTCCTCCGCAATCGTCGGCACCAAAAGATACCCGAGCTCGTATGAGACGAGCTCGTCTGGGTCCACATCCGCCACAGCTATGGATTTTTCCTTGCCCTTCTCTTTTGTCCGCGGCATGAAGACAGGGTACCATATGCCGAAACAAGCATCAAGCGGCATGCAGCAAGCAAACGAACTGTCTTCGTGCACGGTACGCCTGGACTCCGTGGTACGCGCATAATTCTTATTGCTGAAAGCGCCTGCTATGCGCTATGCTCGACACAGAGTCCTTTCGACAAAAGGCCATGAAAGTAACGACGCAAACAAAAACGAAGGAGGAAAACCACATGGCGTCCTTACCGCAAGTCCTGATCATTGAGCTTGGTTCCCAATATACGCTGCTGATCGAGCGGACGCTGCGAGAGCTCGGAGTACGTTCCGCTATCCTCGCACCCGCGCACGCCTTGGCGTGGCTCAAAAAAAATCCTGTAAGAGCGGTGATCCTCTCCGGCGGATCGTCAAGTGTCTATGACAACGATGCGCCGCAGCCGCCGAAGGACCTGCTCTCGCTCGTGCACGAGGACGGTCAACCGATTGCCGTACTTGGTATTTGCTATGGCATGCAGTGGCTCTCGCAGACGCTCGGCGGCAAGGTACAAGCGGTGCTCGGCAATCGTGAATATGGCGAAACGAAGATCGAGCTCACTCGGGCGAGCCACCCCTTCTTTGCCAGCACGCCTCGAGAACAGACAGTCTGGATGAGCCACGGCGATTCCGTCATCTCGCTTCCCGAAGGTTTCAATGTCCTCGCATACAGCGATGCTGGCACGATTGCCGCGATGCAAAACGGCTCTGTGTGGGGTGTCCAATTCCACCCCGAGGTAGTGCACACGCCGCACGGCAAGACCATGCTCGCGAACTTCCTACAATTCGCGCTCTGTGAGAAGGACTGGACACCGCCATCAGTTGTCACTTCGATTCAAGAGGGCGTAGGAGCGCGGCTCGGCAATGAACGCGTAATCTTCGGTTTCAGCGGAGGCGTAGATTCCACGACGGTATCGGCGATGCTCGCGCCAGTGCTCAAAGAAAAACTGCTCGCAGTCACGATTGATGGCGGACAGCTGCGTGAAGGAGAACTTGACGAAATCCGGCAGCATGCGGGTGCCGCCAACGTGAGCCTACGCATCATGGACGCTCGCCGAGAGTTTCAGGAAGCGATGACAAACTTTGTGCATGTTGCTGAGAAGTGGACCTGGCCCGTGAAGCTCTGCGTACGCCTTCTCAATGTGCTCGCCAGGCACATCGCCGGGTACAAAGGTGTGGTTGACGCAGAAGAGAAGCGTCGTCGTTTCAGAGAGGTCTACACGTCGCTTCTCGTACGGGCGGCACATGACTTTGGAGCGCACGCTCTGCTTCAAGGCACGCTGGCTCCAGACAGAATCGAGTCGGGTGCCACAGGTGGCGCGATGATCAAATCCCACCACAACGTCGGGCTCCGGCTGGGGAACCTCCTCGAGTTGCATCCGGTTGATCATTTGTTCAAATACGAAGTTCGGGCTCTCGCGAGGGAGATCGGACTGCCAGAGCGCATCTGGCGTCGCCAGCCATTTCCCGGCCCCGGTCTTTTCCTACGCGTTGTCGGAGTGCCGGCAACCCCGGAGAAGCTCGATATCGTCCGCTGGGCCGATGCGCGAGTGCGCGAAATTACCGAGCGACACGGCGTCTATAACACACTCTCACAACTCGTTGTCGCCTATATCGGCGTGAACACCGTCGGTGTCAAGGGCGACGGCCGGGCGTACGGCGGCGCCATCGTCGTTCGTGCCGTCGAGACCACTGACTTCATGACTGCCCGCGGCGTCCACTTCTCGGAGGCGCTTGAAGACGAAATCTCGAGAGTCCTCACCCGCAGTCCTGCAATCGTGCGTGTCTGGTACGATCCAACAAACAAGCCTCCCGCAACGACGGAATTTGAGTAATTCAAGACCGTCTCACGCGCTGTTCTGCCCCCGGCAGAACAGCGCGCTTTTGTCTCAAAACGGACTTTGGTTCCAAAAGGACGGGGTTTAGTTTTTTGGTTGCTGCCGCAAAAGCCCTCCCCACTCAACGAGCGTGAAGCCCGTCCGCCGGGGTGCCCGCAGAACTTGCGGTGGAATCTCCTGCCGCTCACTCAGTCCTTCAAACACAAGAAAGACGCGGATCGAAGTATCCGGAGCCGGCACAACGTCAAGCGCCGCAAGCTTGTCCATATCTCGTGTACCGAGCCATGTGAGACGAGTAAGGGGAGTCGTCGGCATCAGGGGAAGCCAGAAGTCGAGGAAATCATCAACTTCACGCCCAATGAGGCCAAGTTTGCCGAGGTGATCTCGCAGCGTTGCTTCAACTTCCTCACGCGCAACCACAAAGCCAGACGATATACTCGGAAATTCCCCGCGTCCTAAGCCATCCCAAAACAAGGAGGGGTACTCCGCTCCCTCGTGCACGAGTGCCCCATCCGGAGCAGCGACAACGCTCCATCCGTCGTTATATGGAGGATCTGACTCCCGGATATCTGCGCCAACGCGTACACGCACCGCCGTTTCTTTCTCTGGATACAAGTAGATTACTGGCTTTGCGCACTCGACAGCCGGGCCGTATGACACACTGCTAAAGATGATGTAACGGCCAAAACCATTCTTGTACAAAAATACGCCATGATTTGCAACAAATTCCTCAAGGGTGAACGGCGCGCTCACGCCCGTGCCTGCCTTTTCATCATACACGTATCGTGCCCCGCCTGAAGCCGCATAATACGCGGCCGGTATCGGATGTCGTACATCTTTAAAATCGTAGACCGTTCGTCCGTCGTTCGTCACGCCCGCAATTTTTAACTGCGTATCAGAAACTGTGCCGGCAGCCGCGACCGAAACAGCGCCAAACCCGCCGCAACCTCCTGTCCCATCACCACGATATGCCTCTTTGTTCCGAGAGCCGTCAAGCCAAACCACTGCCGGAACCCGGTCGTCCGTAACGAAAATCGGCCGTGCTCCATACTCTACCGCAAGCCCGCCAGGAAGGCGCACCACATACGACTCCTGCACATAAACTTCCTCGTCAATCACTCTCGTTCTCCGAAAGACCGGGCCAAGATCGCTCTCTGTCTCAAAAAC
This window of the bacterium genome carries:
- the rpsR gene encoding 30S ribosomal protein S18 codes for the protein MPLQSQQTFSPRNLKIIDYKDTELLKKFLTPHGRISSRPYTGLSATMQRELARAVKRARYMGLLPYVTR
- a CDS encoding single-stranded DNA-binding protein — encoded protein: MYLNKIFLIGNLTRDPELRAIPSGVQVATFGLATNRVWRDSEGNKKEGVEFHNIVVFGRQGELVAQYLRKGSSALIEGRIQTRSWDGQDGQKRYRTEIVAERVQFGPRPGYSGGGGEARQGSSVPGTPQNGHVSQQAASAAPRDEAIPAIQYPEEEVNPEDIPF
- a CDS encoding RNA polymerase sigma factor, translating into MHLLEPTPGEGDGVTVATLSDEEVLVRALSHPSLFSVILERYQAAFLRKAAQVVGDHEEARDVVQETFVKIYRYAGRFEKQEGASFSSWAYKILMNTSFTHYQKRKRAALQTTPLSPELEAVLADRGRFLDDMENADYVGVILEQVAEPFRRVLSRYFLDGRSQQEIADEEGVSVGAVKTRMHRAKAAFRKTAHVLAKGRSEL
- a CDS encoding 30S ribosomal protein S6, whose translation is MHEDSSFACCMPLDACFGIWYPVFMPRTKEKGKEKSIAVADVDPDELVSYELGYLLVPTIAEEDVAGVVTSIKDVLEGQGGSGFVDGFPVKKPLAYEMRRETAGGRVRVNQGYFGWVKFACESSRVEAIAEVLKKDERIVRFLCVHAPKEVVAMPPKRLRSSLLRRPLGEKLLKPVEGAAATPAVPLPAMTDEELDRTIEELIIE
- the guaA gene encoding glutamine-hydrolyzing GMP synthase; the encoded protein is MLDTESFRQKAMKVTTQTKTKEENHMASLPQVLIIELGSQYTLLIERTLRELGVRSAILAPAHALAWLKKNPVRAVILSGGSSSVYDNDAPQPPKDLLSLVHEDGQPIAVLGICYGMQWLSQTLGGKVQAVLGNREYGETKIELTRASHPFFASTPREQTVWMSHGDSVISLPEGFNVLAYSDAGTIAAMQNGSVWGVQFHPEVVHTPHGKTMLANFLQFALCEKDWTPPSVVTSIQEGVGARLGNERVIFGFSGGVDSTTVSAMLAPVLKEKLLAVTIDGGQLREGELDEIRQHAGAANVSLRIMDARREFQEAMTNFVHVAEKWTWPVKLCVRLLNVLARHIAGYKGVVDAEEKRRRFREVYTSLLVRAAHDFGAHALLQGTLAPDRIESGATGGAMIKSHHNVGLRLGNLLELHPVDHLFKYEVRALAREIGLPERIWRRQPFPGPGLFLRVVGVPATPEKLDIVRWADARVREITERHGVYNTLSQLVVAYIGVNTVGVKGDGRAYGGAIVVRAVETTDFMTARGVHFSEALEDEISRVLTRSPAIVRVWYDPTNKPPATTEFE
- a CDS encoding elongation factor P; the protein is MLSYNDILPKKYIILDGEPYEVLAAHVFRKQQRKPVNQTKLKNLRTGKVTERSFHQSETVEEAEIEKRDVLYLYNNRGEWWFSESADRSKRFRLPQSLIGEAARFLIPNSPISIADFKGEPLGVALPIKMDLRVTEAPPAVRGNTAQGATKQVTLEGGAVVTAPLFIEQGDIVRVNTETGQYVERVEKK